The sequence below is a genomic window from Coffea arabica cultivar ET-39 chromosome 4c, Coffea Arabica ET-39 HiFi, whole genome shotgun sequence.
TTTGCTTCAATTGCGTGAGGACAAAAGCAGTGGAGGAAAAGATAGATAACCATTGAAGATCAGTGAGACGAGTTAGTCATAAATTAACTCTATTGAAGCAGAATCCAAGGATAATTTCTCACATAGATCCGAGTCTCTCAATCTTTGATAAGTTATAGATCCAAGGGGTACATTCTTGTACATTGACTGatgttacaattttttttttttttgacatgcAACTATAATACATTTGCAAGGAAATGATCCCTAGGCATAATTTAGGTTGTGCAAAGCACTCTTAAGACATTAAAATTTTTGTGATAGCACCATTGACACCATAATTTTAATAGTTATCGACACAAACTAatgtttaaattgttatttgCATCGTCTAATTTCTATATATGAAAGGAGAGGAGAGGGTTGGTGTAAATATTTTGTGTCACTTTGTGTTATACCAAAAGTAACCTTTAAAGTTAGTTATCAAACTATTCACATttcctcttttgttttccaCCATAGTTTCAATACAATAACTTCTTCCAAAGTCAAACTATTCacattctctctttttttccaccataatttcaaatacaataaattGCTATAAAGAAATAGTACTTACAGATTTTCCAAATAAACACATACATGTGTACCATGAAATGTAATAACTTAATATGTTAGGGAAAAAATCATACAATTTGTAAAATGAACACACACTTAAGGTGTGACAAAAGCACTAGTTTTGAAAAAGTATGTGATTGTTGACAAAATAAGAAGTGAATAATATTAAAATTCAAGCAAAATAGATGGCTAGAAGAATTGATATTTGAGAATCACTTATAACAATAAAAGTTTCTCTATTGGAGTTCTTGACAGTTCGGTGGCGGCTTTGAGAAACAAACAAAAAGGTATTCGTGCACATTTCCCTTCTGATAGGCAATTACGTTCTAAATTGATAAATTCGCAGAATTCTCTTCCTGCTTTGTCCCATGATTAAGGGTTTATTTTGGAATGTTCGGGGCATTTCTAAAGCCCTGAAATTGAGAAGGATTAAAAAATTGATTCAACTGCACAATTTACAATTTTTGGCTTTTTGTGAACCTTGGTTGGAGGTTGATAAAGCCGAACGGTATAGAcataaattagggtttcatggaGTGGTGCATAACTTGGTGGGCTCGATCTGGGTGTTCTTCCAAGAGCCTTTTTCAGGCTTGGTGGTTGGAGAGAGTCCCCAGCATGTGTCAGTGCGCCTTTCTCACGATCATGTGCCGGGCTCCCACCTTGTTGTCTCCTTTGTGCATGCGCGGTGTACTCCTGTGGAGAGGTGTGAGCTATGGGAGGGTTTAATGCGGGATAACCCGGGTTCCGCTGCATGGCTTGTGGGTGGGGATTTCAATGTAATTTTAGATGCTGAGGAGAAGAAAGGGGGTCGGGCTTTTACTCTTGGTGAAGCTATGGAGTTTAGACAGTTTATCAATGAGGCGAATCTCACGGATGTCGGTTTCTCAGGGGCTCGGTTTACCTGGTGTAACAATAGACATGGCAGGGCAAGAATTTGGAAAAGATTGGATCGGATTTTAGTGAATGAGGGTTTTTTTGACACAGGGATGTCATTGGCGGTGTCGCACTTAGCCCAGGAGTCGTCAGACCATGCTCCGCTCCTTCTTTCACTGTTAACCAGGCTGGACACTAAGCCGCGGTCGTTTAGGTTCCTTAATGTCTGGACGAGGCATGAGGATTTCTTGTCTATGGTTCAGGCTTCTTGGGAGCAGCCGTGCGCTGGTTCCCCTTTGCAAGTTCTTTGTTGCAAATTAAAACGGCTGAGGGGCACTATACGGGATTGGAGTAGGAGAGTTTTTGGGAATATCTTTCAGACAGTTAGGAATAAGGAAGAGGAAGTACGGCTGGCAGAGGTCCGTGTAGAAAGTGATGATTCAGATGCTGCTAGGGTGCATCTACATCTTGCCAAAGGTCAGTTGCGGGCGGCCTTGAGAGTGgaggagttgttttggaagcagAAGGCTTGGGTTAGGTAGTTTCAAGAGGGAGACCGAAATACAAGGTTTTTTCATTCTGTCGTCAAAAATAGAAGGGTACATTCGATCATTCACACGATTAGAAATGGCCAAGGGGAATGGGTGGAATCGGACGAGGGGATTGGAGCAGAGGCGGTTCGGTATTTCGAGGGGTTGTTTACGGCTCAGCGTCCACCATCTTCCTCTGAATTGCTTCAGCATATTCCAACACTTTTGACTGATGAGGAGAATGATTTCCTGGAGCAGTTTCCCTCTGAGATGGAGATTCGGAGTGCGGTGTTCGCAATGGATGGGGAGAGTGCACCGGGGCCGGATGGTTAAATGGGTAAATTCTTTACGGTAGCATGGTCAGTTGTTGGTGCGGATGTGGTTAACGCAGTTTGTAGTTTTTTCTGCGGTGCTGAGTTGCCTCGTGCTGTTACAGCGACTTCCATTGCGCTCATTCCTAAGGTGGGGCACCCACAGGATTTTTCGCAATTCCGGCCGGTTAGTTTGTGTAACTTTGTTAACAAGTTAATTTCGCGAGTTTTGGCCGATCGCTTGACCCAAGTCCTTCCAAAGATCATATTCCCACAGCAGAGTGGATTTGTTCGGGGGAGGCTTATATCGGATAATTTCTTGCTTGCACAAGAGTTGCTTTCTAATATGGGGAGGACCTCTAGAAATGCCGATGTTGCTCTGAAGTTAGATATGGCAAAGGCTTATGATCGTGTTTCATGGGTCTTTTTGACAATGGTCTTGAGAAGATTTGGGTTTAGGGAGCAATGGATTGATAGGATTTGGAGATTGGTCTCGAATGTGTGGTTTTCGGTTCTAATAAACGGGGCCAGTGTGGGTTTCTTTAAGTCTACGCGAGGGCTTCGTCAAGGGGACCCATTATCTCCAGGTTTGTTTATTATTGGCGCGGAGGTGTTGTCCCGTTCTTTAAACAAGTTAGTGGAGCATCAGGGTTTCAAGTGCTTTTCTGTTCCGCGGGGCAGTCCTAAGATCACTCATCTCAGTTACGCAGATGACGTCCTGGTTTTTTCGGGTGCTTCATCCTCTTCGCTGAGATGTGTTATGCAGACAATTGAGAATTATGAAGCAGTTTCGGGACAGGAGATTAATGTTCAGAAGTGTGGGTTCATGGTGCATGCTAAACTGCATAGGCAATGTGTGGCAAGGTTTCGACGGGTAACTGGGTTTGGTCTTAAGTCGTTTCCTGTGCGTTACTAGGGATGTCCGCT
It includes:
- the LOC140004861 gene encoding uncharacterized protein, with the protein product MRDNPGSAAWLVGGDFNVILDAEEKKGGRAFTLGEAMEFRQFINEANLTDVGFSGARFTWCNNRHGRARIWKRLDRILVNEGFFDTGMSLAVSHLAQESSDHAPLLLSLLTRLDTKPRSFRFLNVWTRHEDFLSMVQASWEQPCAGSPLQVLCCKLKRLRGTIRDWSRRVFGNIFQTVRNKEEEVRLAEVRVESDDSDAARVHLHLAKGQLRAALRVEELFWKQKAWVRNGQGEWVESDEGIGAEAVRYFEGLFTAQRPPSSSELLQHIPTLLTDEENDFLEQFPSEMEIRSAVFAMDGESAPGPDG